The sequence below is a genomic window from Methanobacterium sp. Maddingley MBC34.
ATAATATGCCTGTGAGTGCCACAACAGACCCATCTAACAGCATACCAGAAACTAATGAAACCAACAACAGCTACTCGCTTACATTTACAGTGTACAACAATGGATACAAAGGTAAAAGATACACTAATGGAACAGATCTGGAAACAAATCAGACTTTTGAAGGAAACTATGATGTGATTTATTCCGGTGGAAACAGTACCTATCGCAGTGGTGGTACTGGTGGTAGTGCCTGGAATAATCCTTACACTGTGACTTGGACTGGTAGTGATTTACCCATTCCTAGTAGTGCTACAGTAGTACAGGTTAGGTTATATCAGCCTTACACCTGGAACACTGTTCTGGGTGTGCCTGATTTTGTGGCCAATTTCAATGGAAACGTCCTGACTTATCTGGCTCATTACAATGACACTAAAGGTTATGGAACCAGCAATTACCCTTCAGGATTGTTTGTTTATGATGTGACTAGCTACTTTAACAGTGCTGGTAATACACTCAGCTTAACTAAGGGAATTAATACCACAATCAGTCTTTATGGTGGTTATTTGGTGGTTATTTATCAGGATGCCAATGCCACTTACAAAAAGATCTACATTAACGATGGAGCGGACCTGTTGTGTTCCAGTAATTCATTCAGTGTGAATGATACTGAAGCAACGGCTTATGCCAACTACAAGAGTATTAGCACTGCTAATATGAGTAATGCTAGTATGGTTGTGGTTTTGGCTTCGGCTGATAAAGCAAATCAGAGTAAGTTCTTCTTCAATGGCCATGAATATACAGGATTCAACACAGCCTACAACAGCACCAGTCAAACTGGTTTCAGTGTATATGATGTGTTCAGTAATATGCAGAATGGTAGTAACCTTGCAGGTATTCAGAGTTACAATAATGGTACCACGGGTGATAATATGGTGGCTCTCAGCAGCATCTTAATTATCACTTATGACACCGCTTCACCCACAGTTAATGCCACTCCTATTGGTGGATTGTTTAACACGACGCAAACTGTAACCTTAACTGCAACTGATGATCAGGACACCAATCCTACCATCTACTACACTACCAATGGCACAACACCTACTACCAGTAGTTCTGTGTACACTGGTCCAATTACAGTCAACTCAACTACTACGTTGAAGTTCTTTGCTGTGGATGAGACTGGTAACACTGCAACAGTACAAACTCAAGTCTACACCATTGACACTACCTCACCTGCAGTTAGTGCCAGTCCGGACGGTGGAATATTTAACACAACAAAAACAGTGACTCTACAGGCTACAGACAATTTGGACACCAATCCAGTGATTTATTTCACCACTGATGGCACAACACCTACCATCAGTAGCACACAGTACACAGCTCCAATTACGGTGAGCAATACTACTATGTTGAAGTTCTTTGCTGTGGATGATGTGGGTAATCCTTCAGTTGTTCAGAGTAAGACCTATACTATTGACACTGTAGCACCGGAGGTTAATGCTGATCTGGATAATGGTACCTTTGATGTTGTGAAATCAGTGAACTTAAGTACAACGGACAATCTGGACACCAATCCCACTATCTACTACACCATTGATGGTTCAATGCCTACCACCAGTAGTTCTGTGTATACGGGTCCAATCACTGTGGATAAGGCTATGAACTTGAAGTTCTTTGCTGTGGATGATGTTGGTAACCCTTCGCCAGTGGGTAGTCGGACTTATGATGTTAAGTCTAATGTGTATGTGGAGGTCACAGCATCCAACGATGCTCCTAGTGTGGGTGATACTGTAAGATACACCTTTAAACTATGTAACCGTGGCCCTGGAACTGCTACCAATGTGGTTTTCACCTATCAGATACCAGAAGGCATGGAATACGCTGGTGTGTCCAAAGATTCAGGTTCAGTTAGCTACGATCCTGCCACCCGTACTATAACCTGGACTTTCAGTGAACTAGTAGCGGGTGATCCATATCTATGGCTTGATCTGCGTGTTTTAAGTGCTGGAACCTACCTGATACAACCATTAGTTACAACCAGTAACTACAACCCTAGATTGACCAGTAGTATTGGTTCTTTAAAGGTTAATGCAGTGGTTAAACCAGCCAGCACAGTACTAGCAGCCAGTAAAATCACAAGTAGTGTACAGGCAGACACAGTACCAATGCAAACAACAGGACTACCTCTAGGAGCACTCTTTGCAGGTTTGTTGTGCATTGTAAGCGGACTGGGATTACATCGGAGGTTCTAATATGCAGAAAAAAGCACCATTACTACTAATGGTAATGGTGTCTTTTTTATTTTTTTGTGGAACAGCTTCCGCATCAGAACTACCGGTAACCACCAATCACAGTGGAACAGTCTCTGGTGACCTTTATGTTAATGCTACCCAGCCCACACCATTCAATGAACAGGATCTAAATAGCAGTGGGGTGACCCAGGAGGCCTCATTTAATTTCGCACCTTCCGGTTACACCAATGTTACATATGCCAAGCTGTACACCCTGGTGTATGTGGCAGGAACTGAATATCGTGAGTGTGTAGTCAATGTTTCTTTTGATGGAAACAACGATGGCATCTATGAAACAATCCTGGAAAGTGGCACTACTTTAAAAACACCATCCAGTGGTGACGGAACTGTTTACTGGCAGAATGATCACATCAGCCGGGTTTACTCAGACTACCTCCTAACATATGATGTGACATCTTACATCAACAGTGGAACCGTGGCAGCTAAAGTGCAAACTGCACGTGGTTCCAGTAACATGGATGGAAGAATTAAATATCTGGCCCTGGTGGTGGCCTACAACGATGGGGATAACGATCGCATCCAGTACTGGATAAATGATGGACACCAATGGTTCAGCAGCCAGAACACTCGCCAGACAACCTTTGATACATCTAATATCACTCCTGGCTGGGACAATGCAGAATTAGAAGTTGTCCATTCATCAACCACTGATGCCGGATATAACTTCAACGGGGAAACCAAAGTTGGGAACAGTCCACCCGGTGGTATTTACTTCATGGTAAACAACTGGAATGTTACCGATGATCTGACTGCTGGTGAATCCAGCACCTTAAAGTACACCCACAATCAGGGAGCATCCTGTAAGATCACCATTGCCACCTTAAAAGTCCACTACACCGGATCAGCAGATACACGGGCGGACCTGGTTCAGGAAGGTTTTGTTGTTCCTGATGGTCTGGTTGCAAATCAGACCTACCAGTTGAATGCCACAGTATCCAACTATGGTAACGCTGATGCCGGGACATTTGTGGTAACGCTCTATGATAATGACCAGCCGGTGGAGAGCCAGACTGTGAATGGTCTGGCCAAGGGTACCAGCAAAACAGTTATTTTCAATTGGAAACCTGACATCGCTGGTTCACACAACCTGAAAGTGATAATTGATCTCTTGAATCAGGTGGAAGAATCCAATGAAACCAACAACCAGTTTAACAAACTCGTCAATGTGGAAATACCAAGATCAGACCTGGTAACTACCAACTTAACAGTTCCAGAAAACCCTCTAGTTAACCAGACCTACCATTTAAATGCCACCATCAAAAACCAGGGACTAGCTGATGCCGGATCCTTTGTGGTGCAACTCTATGATGGTTCTATTTTAGTGGATAGTAAAACTGTGAATGGTTTGGTTGCTGGGGGTACTACCATACTTGAATTTGACTGGAAACCAGTTTCAATTGGTTCACACGATCTTAAATTATTACTGGACACTACCAACCAGGTAGATGAGGCTAATGAAACCAACAACCAGTTTAATCGTTACGTGATCATGGGTGATGAGAGTGTCATAAACGTGTTCATCATTAGTGACTCACCTGGTACCAACATAGCTAATATGGCTGCCCAGGAAATACTCCAAGATCTTGATGGAACAGTTTCCATACAGATCAGGAGTTGTGCTCAAGTGGAAGCAATGAGTGAAGATGAACTCAGGGCTTACCTGGATTCATGTGATATATTTATTGGGGAATGGATAACCACCGATGCTGCAACTTTACTCACTGAAGTTTTAACAGCCCATCCAGAGGTTGCAAACAAGTTAAACGGAGTTTTCCTTATACTGGAACCTCCAGTTTCGGTTACACCTTCTTCAGTGGCGCTCATGAAGTATTCCTCTATTAATGGAGTTAAACTCTTGGAGAACTTCACCACTGAACAGTTGATGGATTACTATCAACACACCACGACGGGATATGACTACAATAATACTGTGAACTATTTGAAGACTGTAAATTTCCCTGATTTATACAACAAAGCCACTCTCTACAAGAACCTGAATGATAAAGTCAATTTGCACAATCAGATACTCTGGGCTCTTAACTTAATTGGATTCCAGACTAATTACCAGGAACCCACATTCTCCTCTGGGAAACAGGAGTACGGTATCTACAGATATAGGTGGTACACTTTAGAAGAGTACATGGCGGCCTATTTTGACAGTAGTAGGCAGGGATGTGTGGGGATTATTGAAAGTACCAAGTACGTTAACGCCCAGGAACTTCAACCTTACTATGCCATAATAGAAGCATTGGAAGCTAGAGGACTTAATGTTATACCTGTCACTGCTTACGGTGGGTCTGAAGAACAGTTGAAGGTTATGTTGGAATATTTTACCAACGCCACTGATATTAACAGTTTCCTCCTGGACCCTACCAATTACTTGAGCAGGGTGGATGCTATTGTTTCCATGCCTGCCTATGGGCTGGGTGGGGATAACTTCACTGCAACTACAAACTTTTTCGATGCACTGGGTGTGCCAGTTTTCAGAGCCATACATTCAGACTCTCTTTCCAATGCAGAATGGTATTTAAGCACCAGTGGATTGCCCACCAATTCCGGAGACAAATGGTGGCATATAGCCATTGGGGAAGCCCAGGGAGAGATCGACCCCACCTTCGTAGGGGGCAAGTTAACAGGCATAGATTCCTCAACTGGAGCAGCTATCGTTGGATATGTGCCCCAAGAGGAGAATATCAACAGTATGGCAGATAAAGTCAAGGGATGGGTACAGTTGACGTACACGGTTAACGCCCTCAAAAAAGTGGCCCTCATTTATTACAACTACCCTCCGGGTAAAAATAACATTGGAGCCAGCTACCTGGATCCAATACAGAGTATACTGAACTTACTTAACATATTAAAAAGCCAGGGCTATACTGTGGAGAATATCCCTGCCAATGCCACTGAGCTTGAAAAATTAATGTTAGCCCAGGGAATTAACGTGGCCAACTGGGCTCCAGGAGAAGTGGAGAAACTGGCCAATAATCCCAATGTAGTACTTTATTCCGTTGATGAGTATATGGTCTGGTTCAAGCAGCTTGATGAACTAACCCAGCTGTACGTGACCCAGGGGCCAGTGGCTTACATTGGAGAACTTTGTAAAAAAGCGGTTCAACTGGGATACACCAGTAAATCGGATTATATACAGGAATTAAATGATAAGATTGATTCATGGCAAACACAAATCCTGACACTGGTACCCACCAATCAGACGAATGCAGCCACCCCTCTACTGAATGCCATAGCCAGCAGTCTGAAAAACTACGTGTCCACTCAAAATGATACTTATTGGACTGACTATCTTAACTACAAGGCCCAGTTCCTGGCCCTAAATGTCAGTGGAATGTCTGGTTGGGGAGAAGCCCCTGGTGACATAATGGTAGTGGAGAGGAATGGTAAAAAGTACTTCGTCCTGCCAGGAATACAATTCGGGAACGTATTCATCGGCCCTGAACCACAGCGAGGATGGGAAGGGGACATTGACAAACTTTACCACAGTACAGTAGTACCACCCCACCACCAGTACCTGGCATTTTTTGCATGGTTACAGCAGCAGGGAACAGATGCCATGGTTTACATTGGACGACACGCCACCCATGAATGGTTACCTGGAAAAGAGGTAATTTTAGCACCCACCGATTTCCCAAACATTGTAACTGGTAGTGTCCCCCAGATTTACTTCTACATTTCAGATGGGCTGGCTGAAGGTATTCAGGCCAAACGTAGAGCTAACGCAGTCATAATTGATCATTTAACTCCACCCATGACTTACACTTCACTATATGGAGGTTTGGCTCAACTAGCACAGCTGGCTGAGGATTATGATTCTGCTAACAGCACGGAGAAACTGAGCATAATCAGCCAGATCAGGGATCTTATTGCAACCAATGACTTAGAAAGCGGTATGGGTGTGGATACTGATGTGTTGAATGGAGATGACTTGATAAAAGCGGTTAATACCTACATTTCAGATATACAAGACACGCTTTACCCATATGGTTTGGATGTTATCGGTCAAAAATGGAGTGATGAGCAAATAGCTCTGATGGTGACGTCCATGCTTTCAGTGGCCTTCCAGACATCGGGAGGAGGAGAAACAACCTTGCAGAATGAGATCTCCTTAATATTTCTGGGAAAAACAGAAAGCGCTCTATCGGCCACTGAGAAGGATGAAGTGCAGGGCTTATGTGTAGGGGTGGTGGAATCACTAATTTACAGTAATGCAACTGCTATTGCATCAGAACTCACATCCAACCCCTCAAATAACTTTATACTAGCTCTGGAGAAGGCCAAAACCTACATCAACCTCCTGAACGAGAGTGTGGATAACGAGATAAAAAGTTTCCTCACAGCTTTAAACGGAGGGTTCGTAGCTCCAGGGCCTGGAGGAGACCCCATATCCAATCCTGATGTTCTCCCCACTGGAAGAAACTTCTACCAGGATCAGGCTGCGGAGATACCCACCAAAGAAGCATATGAATACGGGAAAACTCTGGCCCTACTGCTTCTTAGCGGAATTAATGACAGCACCAATAAAGTTGCTATTGGTATCTGGTGTGTGGAAACAGCCCGGGATGACGGAGCCCTAGTTTCAATGGTTCTTTATCTTCTGGGAATGGAGCCCCAATGGTCTGATTCACCCAGTGCCGGAGTCAATGGTCAGAAACTCAAGGAAATGCCAGTTTATGTTGAACTGAATGATTTGGTCCGACCAGCAGGCTGGAGTAAGAAAAGAATAGATGCAATAATCATTACCAGCGGCTTGTTCCGTGACCTGTACAGTAGGCAGGCAGGACTCCTGGATAATGCATTCAGAATAGCCCTGGCCCGATCATATTACACCATACTGGAAGATAGTACTCTAAAAGCCAAGTACGGTGACAAGATCAAAGCTGCACTGGATCCCATAATGGAAGGCATAGGGTATTATGGGGTCGGAAGTGAATCTTTAAATGATAACTACGTGGCTCTGGATTGGGTCAATGACTTTGAGTACTATTTATCTATAAATATGACTCCTGAAGATGCGGGTGAAATGGCCATATCACGGATATTCGCACCACCCGAAGGTGACTATGGTGCTGGAATATCCAAAGCCCTGGAAATGAGCTGGACCTGGAACAGCACTGATGATCTGGCCAAGTACTATCTCGAAAGGATGGGTCACATCTACAGTCAAAACAACTGGGGAACATCCAACCCTGCAGTTTTCGCCAGAGCTCTCACTGGAATCAGCACAATGTACTCCAGCAGAAACACCAATCTCTACGGAGTATTAGACAACGATGATTATGTGGATTATTGGGGAGGGCTGTACAACGCCTTGAAATACGTAAATAATGGCAATTCAATAAGATGGAATGTATTATATTACCCCAACCCTGAGAACCCCCAGTCACTTTCAATACAGCAATCTATTAGCCGAGAGTTAACCACCCGTTACCTGAACCCTAACTATAATGATGGAATGATGAGTAATGGTGGGTACAGTACTGGTAGATATCTAGCTAAAGCCATATCTAACTTCTGGAAATTCAGTGATATTGCACCCGGACTTACCACAGATGGGCAATGGAACCAGTGGGCTGTTGTATACTACGGAAGCAATGGTAATAATGGTCTTGGCAAATGGATGGCTGCCAATAACCCCTTCGCGGCCCAAATGATGATATCGAAGTTTTTAAACGCAGCGATGGATGGTAACTGGAAAGGATATGTGACAAGTCCAGCAATATTACAGCAAATGATTGAGGACTTAGGAATAAACGTCAGGGATAATAGTGTATCCTGTTGTGATTGTGTATGTGGTAATGTGGCGCTGATGACCTGGGCTGCCAGCCAAATGAGTCCAGAATTGGCGGCTCAGTTCAAGGAAGTGTTGTACCAGGCCACTCAGCGAAAAGAATATCAGGAAGAAGAACAGGAACAGGAACCAGAAAAACCAAAGACAAAACCACAGGAACTAGCAGCAGTACAAAAAGGTCAAATTGGTGCAACCGGAGATCAGGCAACCACTGATACATCTGATGAAAAAGGAGAAGGTTCCACTAATGAAGTTGGGGATGAAGCTGGAGAAATGACTCAAAAATCATATGAAGTTTCTAAAAGCACACCTTCAGGTTCTGCTCAATCTGGGCTGCCATTTGCAGCAGTTTTTGGAGTTATTTTGCTGGTACTCCTGGTAGGAGTAGGTTACTTTAAAGGAAACATAATAGGATTATTTAGCATGTTTAAAAAATAAGATTTTCCCTCCCCCATTTTTTTCTTTTTTCCCTTTTTTTGAAGTAGAATTAATTTTAAACAGCTTTTAAAGTGATATCATCTTTAGATTTAATTTTAATCAAATTTACTTTATTTTTTTTAAAGTAAAATGGAAATATTTATATCACTGAACTGTGAATATTTATTAAAAGAGTGTAATTTTTAAAAGACACGGAGGTGTTATTTTTGGTTGAAAAAAAAGAACCTGCAGAAGGATGGCCTGTTATTAATGGAGATTACGTGGTTGGAGATCCACAAAGCTGCGTTGCTGGTGCTACACTGGCATCCCATATTGAAGAAGTGCTGGTGGATGCAGGGGCTGC
It includes:
- a CDS encoding Mg chelatase, cobalamin biosynthesis protein CobN (PFAM: CobN/Magnesium Chelatase; Protein of unknown function (DUF3344); CARDB): MQKKAPLLLMVMVSFLFFCGTASASELPVTTNHSGTVSGDLYVNATQPTPFNEQDLNSSGVTQEASFNFAPSGYTNVTYAKLYTLVYVAGTEYRECVVNVSFDGNNDGIYETILESGTTLKTPSSGDGTVYWQNDHISRVYSDYLLTYDVTSYINSGTVAAKVQTARGSSNMDGRIKYLALVVAYNDGDNDRIQYWINDGHQWFSSQNTRQTTFDTSNITPGWDNAELEVVHSSTTDAGYNFNGETKVGNSPPGGIYFMVNNWNVTDDLTAGESSTLKYTHNQGASCKITIATLKVHYTGSADTRADLVQEGFVVPDGLVANQTYQLNATVSNYGNADAGTFVVTLYDNDQPVESQTVNGLAKGTSKTVIFNWKPDIAGSHNLKVIIDLLNQVEESNETNNQFNKLVNVEIPRSDLVTTNLTVPENPLVNQTYHLNATIKNQGLADAGSFVVQLYDGSILVDSKTVNGLVAGGTTILEFDWKPVSIGSHDLKLLLDTTNQVDEANETNNQFNRYVIMGDESVINVFIISDSPGTNIANMAAQEILQDLDGTVSIQIRSCAQVEAMSEDELRAYLDSCDIFIGEWITTDAATLLTEVLTAHPEVANKLNGVFLILEPPVSVTPSSVALMKYSSINGVKLLENFTTEQLMDYYQHTTTGYDYNNTVNYLKTVNFPDLYNKATLYKNLNDKVNLHNQILWALNLIGFQTNYQEPTFSSGKQEYGIYRYRWYTLEEYMAAYFDSSRQGCVGIIESTKYVNAQELQPYYAIIEALEARGLNVIPVTAYGGSEEQLKVMLEYFTNATDINSFLLDPTNYLSRVDAIVSMPAYGLGGDNFTATTNFFDALGVPVFRAIHSDSLSNAEWYLSTSGLPTNSGDKWWHIAIGEAQGEIDPTFVGGKLTGIDSSTGAAIVGYVPQEENINSMADKVKGWVQLTYTVNALKKVALIYYNYPPGKNNIGASYLDPIQSILNLLNILKSQGYTVENIPANATELEKLMLAQGINVANWAPGEVEKLANNPNVVLYSVDEYMVWFKQLDELTQLYVTQGPVAYIGELCKKAVQLGYTSKSDYIQELNDKIDSWQTQILTLVPTNQTNAATPLLNAIASSLKNYVSTQNDTYWTDYLNYKAQFLALNVSGMSGWGEAPGDIMVVERNGKKYFVLPGIQFGNVFIGPEPQRGWEGDIDKLYHSTVVPPHHQYLAFFAWLQQQGTDAMVYIGRHATHEWLPGKEVILAPTDFPNIVTGSVPQIYFYISDGLAEGIQAKRRANAVIIDHLTPPMTYTSLYGGLAQLAQLAEDYDSANSTEKLSIISQIRDLIATNDLESGMGVDTDVLNGDDLIKAVNTYISDIQDTLYPYGLDVIGQKWSDEQIALMVTSMLSVAFQTSGGGETTLQNEISLIFLGKTESALSATEKDEVQGLCVGVVESLIYSNATAIASELTSNPSNNFILALEKAKTYINLLNESVDNEIKSFLTALNGGFVAPGPGGDPISNPDVLPTGRNFYQDQAAEIPTKEAYEYGKTLALLLLSGINDSTNKVAIGIWCVETARDDGALVSMVLYLLGMEPQWSDSPSAGVNGQKLKEMPVYVELNDLVRPAGWSKKRIDAIIITSGLFRDLYSRQAGLLDNAFRIALARSYYTILEDSTLKAKYGDKIKAALDPIMEGIGYYGVGSESLNDNYVALDWVNDFEYYLSINMTPEDAGEMAISRIFAPPEGDYGAGISKALEMSWTWNSTDDLAKYYLERMGHIYSQNNWGTSNPAVFARALTGISTMYSSRNTNLYGVLDNDDYVDYWGGLYNALKYVNNGNSIRWNVLYYPNPENPQSLSIQQSISRELTTRYLNPNYNDGMMSNGGYSTGRYLAKAISNFWKFSDIAPGLTTDGQWNQWAVVYYGSNGNNGLGKWMAANNPFAAQMMISKFLNAAMDGNWKGYVTSPAILQQMIEDLGINVRDNSVSCCDCVCGNVALMTWAASQMSPELAAQFKEVLYQATQRKEYQEEEQEQEPEKPKTKPQELAAVQKGQIGATGDQATTDTSDEKGEGSTNEVGDEAGEMTQKSYEVSKSTPSGSAQSGLPFAAVFGVILLVLLVGVGYFKGNIIGLFSMFKK